A single region of the Streptomyces sp. NBC_00425 genome encodes:
- a CDS encoding DUF418 domain-containing protein, which produces MRRLTALGLLGAAHQLLQPGEALAPYAVIGLVILLPATCLPTRLVLIAGLVGTVASVTLVSAGIASIPGLFLLGLGVARLGVVHTLDRRTGQLAAVLTLAAPAAAAAVRWQYTYAPAGPFATRIAAGAGLLGALAYATALLLLLHTRLGRSLSAVLEPLGRMALTNYITATLAVTAATPLLGLRGSARWDIAMLLAAGILVVQAFLSRWWLCRMRYGPLEWCLRSVTWWSIVPIARSLTPAA; this is translated from the coding sequence GTGCGTCGACTGACAGCTCTGGGCCTGCTCGGCGCCGCCCACCAACTCCTCCAGCCCGGTGAGGCGCTGGCTCCGTACGCGGTCATCGGACTCGTCATCCTGCTGCCTGCCACCTGCCTGCCGACCCGGCTGGTGCTGATCGCCGGTCTGGTGGGCACCGTCGCTTCGGTCACTCTGGTCAGTGCCGGCATTGCCAGCATCCCGGGTCTGTTCCTGCTCGGCCTGGGGGTTGCCCGCCTCGGCGTCGTCCACACCCTGGACCGGCGCACCGGCCAACTGGCCGCCGTTCTCACCCTGGCGGCTCCGGCGGCAGCTGCGGCGGTGCGGTGGCAGTACACCTATGCGCCGGCCGGGCCGTTCGCCACCCGCATCGCCGCCGGCGCCGGGCTGCTCGGTGCCCTCGCCTACGCCACCGCCCTGCTGCTCCTGTTGCACACACGGCTCGGCCGATCGTTGTCGGCGGTGCTGGAACCGCTCGGCCGGATGGCACTGACCAACTACATCACCGCCACGCTCGCCGTGACCGCCGCCACCCCGCTGCTAGGGCTCAGGGGCTCCGCGCGTTGGGACATCGCCATGCTGCTGGCCGCGGGGATCCTCGTGGTACAGGCCTTCCTCAGCCGCTGGTGGCTGTGCCGGATGCGCTATGGGCCTCTGGAGTGGTGCCTGCGCAGCGTCACCTGGTGGAGCATCGTGCCCATCGCCCGTTCCCTGACGCCAGCCGCCTGA
- a CDS encoding (2Fe-2S)-binding protein — MSTERSPQAVTPPGASPTPPPTRRTVIVATTVVGGAAVAGGLIAAPPALAAEGAVAAEGPPGSRLSLTVNGVRHTVTIDNRTSLLDLLREHLDLTGSKKGCNAGACGACTVLVDGRRVNSCLTLAVRLEGAEVITIEGLAKGDRLHPLQQAFIDQDAFQCGFCTSGQIVSGVGCIQEGHTGSRAEIREWMSGNLCRCGCYVKIERAVERAAADRKG; from the coding sequence ATGTCCACCGAACGTTCCCCCCAAGCCGTGACTCCCCCTGGCGCGTCCCCCACACCACCACCCACCCGGCGTACCGTCATCGTCGCGACCACCGTTGTCGGAGGAGCCGCTGTGGCAGGCGGTCTGATCGCGGCGCCGCCCGCGCTCGCCGCCGAGGGAGCGGTGGCTGCCGAGGGTCCGCCAGGCAGCCGCCTCTCCTTGACGGTCAACGGCGTCCGGCACACCGTGACGATCGACAACCGCACCTCGCTGCTGGACCTCCTGCGCGAGCATCTCGACCTGACCGGCTCGAAGAAGGGCTGCAACGCCGGTGCCTGCGGGGCCTGTACGGTCCTGGTCGACGGACGCCGGGTCAACTCCTGTCTGACGCTGGCGGTGCGGCTGGAGGGCGCCGAGGTCATCACGATCGAGGGCCTGGCGAAGGGCGACCGACTTCACCCACTGCAGCAGGCGTTCATCGATCAGGACGCCTTCCAGTGCGGCTTCTGCACGTCGGGCCAGATCGTGTCGGGCGTGGGATGCATCCAGGAGGGTCACACCGGCTCCAGGGCGGAGATCCGGGAGTGGATGAGCGGCAACCTCTGCCGCTGCGGCTGCTACGTGAAGATCGAGCGCGCGGTCGAGCGGGCCGCCGCCGACCGGAAGGGCTGA
- a CDS encoding FAD binding domain-containing protein, which produces MYPFTFTKAADMREALSAGWRGGRYIAGGTTLVDLMRETVERPGSLVDISTLPLREVTVTERGGLRIGALVRMAEAAAHPKVRVLHPVVSEALELSASAQLRNMATIGGNIMQRTRCTYFRDVTAACNKREPGSGCAALHGYNRSHAILGTSDHCVATHPSDVAVAFAALEATVHVLGQDGERRIAFADFLLRPGSTPNREQALYKGELITAVEIPALPRPLKSGYLKVRDRQSYEFALTSAAVALHIRGGVIREAKVAAGGVGTVPWKLPVVERHLIGERPSDRLWAEAAEHAADGARPLTHNGFKAELLKRTVERQLRTVGGAK; this is translated from the coding sequence GTGTATCCCTTCACCTTCACCAAGGCCGCGGACATGCGTGAGGCCCTCAGCGCCGGTTGGCGCGGCGGGCGTTACATCGCAGGCGGCACCACGCTCGTCGACCTGATGCGGGAGACCGTCGAACGCCCCGGCTCGCTCGTGGACATCAGCACCCTGCCGCTGCGCGAGGTCACCGTCACCGAACGCGGGGGCCTGCGCATCGGGGCCCTGGTCCGCATGGCCGAGGCCGCCGCCCACCCGAAGGTGCGTGTCCTGCACCCCGTCGTCTCCGAGGCGCTGGAACTGAGCGCGTCGGCCCAGCTGCGGAACATGGCGACCATCGGTGGCAACATCATGCAGCGCACCCGGTGCACGTACTTCCGGGACGTGACCGCCGCCTGCAACAAGCGTGAGCCCGGCTCCGGGTGCGCCGCCCTGCACGGCTACAACCGCAGCCATGCCATCCTCGGCACCTCCGACCACTGCGTAGCAACCCATCCCTCCGACGTCGCCGTGGCCTTCGCGGCACTCGAGGCGACGGTGCACGTACTGGGCCAGGACGGGGAACGGCGTATTGCCTTCGCCGACTTCCTACTGCGGCCAGGCAGCACCCCGAACCGTGAACAGGCCCTGTACAAGGGTGAGTTGATCACCGCCGTGGAGATCCCCGCCCTTCCGCGCCCACTGAAGTCCGGCTACCTGAAAGTGCGCGACCGCCAGTCCTACGAGTTCGCGCTCACGTCGGCCGCGGTCGCGCTGCACATCCGTGGCGGCGTCATCCGAGAGGCGAAGGTCGCCGCCGGCGGCGTGGGCACCGTGCCCTGGAAACTGCCCGTCGTCGAGCGCCACCTCATCGGCGAACGCCCCTCCGACCGGCTGTGGGCCGAGGCCGCCGAGCACGCGGCCGACGGGGCGCGCCCCCTCACGCACAACGGCTTCAAGGCCGAGCTGCTCAAACGCACCGTCGAACGCCAGCTGCGCACCGTTGGAGGCGCCAAGTGA
- a CDS encoding xanthine dehydrogenase family protein molybdopterin-binding subunit, translating to MSQPQAAVGAGLPRVDARLRVTGGAKYAADNSPDGVVHAVIVESSVGRGRVTGIDTRAAEAQTGVLKVISHLNAPKLPPVEGRFPPGKPLRAFQDDRVQFFGQPVAVAVATTLEIAQHAASLVKVSYDAETSSTDISVADADGETQTYARGDAARALDAAPVRLETTYRTARNHHNPMEPAGIVAHWDGDRLTVWEKTQYVQGAVFTLSGEFGIPPDHIRVISPFVGGAFGNAARTWVHSVIAAMAAREVKRPVKLVLTRRQMYFTVGFRPAYEYALRLGADRGGRLTASTHDVRAESSRYETYSESVLVPGRMLYSTPNVRQAYDHVPLDVSTPWFMRGPGYASGAYPVESAMDELAHELGVDPIELRVRNEPADDESSGLPFSTRRLRECYLTGAREFGWHRRNPKPRSTRDGDWLIGMGMAAGVYDTARSRAQASVRLDADGTALVQSSTSDMGPGTATSMSQVAADALGLTMRQVTFRLGDSLMPPAPVHAGSMTMASVGSAVQDGCDKLRRQAITLAVDDERSPLYGADAADIVVRGGRLYVKDDPARGETYQRLLARNDRTHLEVLGSYAGAPEPERFSLYAYSAIFAEVAVDARLGLVRVRRMRGVYDAARIVNPRLADSQAIGAMTGGIGQALLEHTVTDHRDGRIVNANFADYLVPTHADMPDLKAIFIDGQDYEADPIGVKGLGEVVIVGVAPAIANAVFNATGRRIRELPVTAEALL from the coding sequence GTGAGCCAGCCGCAGGCAGCAGTCGGTGCGGGGCTGCCCCGGGTCGACGCACGGCTGAGGGTGACCGGGGGAGCCAAGTACGCCGCCGACAACAGCCCCGACGGGGTCGTGCACGCGGTCATCGTGGAAAGCAGCGTCGGCCGGGGCAGGGTCACCGGCATCGACACCCGCGCGGCCGAAGCCCAGACCGGCGTCCTGAAGGTGATCAGCCACCTCAACGCGCCCAAACTGCCGCCCGTCGAAGGGCGGTTCCCGCCGGGCAAACCGTTGCGCGCTTTCCAGGACGACCGGGTCCAGTTCTTCGGACAGCCGGTCGCGGTCGCGGTGGCGACCACGCTGGAGATCGCACAGCACGCCGCGAGCCTGGTGAAGGTCTCCTACGATGCCGAGACCTCCTCGACCGACATCAGCGTCGCCGACGCCGACGGCGAAACCCAGACCTATGCACGGGGCGACGCCGCCCGGGCCCTGGACGCCGCCCCCGTCCGGCTGGAGACGACGTACCGGACGGCCCGCAACCACCACAACCCGATGGAACCGGCCGGCATCGTCGCCCACTGGGACGGCGACCGGCTGACCGTCTGGGAGAAGACCCAGTACGTGCAGGGGGCCGTGTTCACCTTGTCCGGCGAGTTCGGCATCCCGCCGGACCACATCCGCGTCATCTCGCCGTTCGTCGGCGGAGCCTTCGGCAACGCCGCCCGCACCTGGGTGCACTCCGTCATCGCGGCCATGGCCGCACGCGAAGTGAAACGCCCCGTGAAACTCGTCCTCACCCGCAGGCAGATGTACTTCACCGTGGGATTCCGGCCCGCATACGAGTACGCACTGCGACTGGGCGCCGACCGAGGGGGCCGCCTGACCGCGTCGACGCACGACGTCCGCGCCGAGTCCTCCCGCTACGAGACCTACAGCGAAAGCGTTCTCGTCCCAGGCCGCATGCTCTACAGCACGCCCAACGTCCGCCAGGCCTACGACCACGTTCCGCTCGATGTGAGCACACCGTGGTTCATGCGCGGCCCCGGCTACGCCAGCGGCGCTTACCCCGTCGAGTCGGCCATGGACGAACTCGCGCACGAACTGGGTGTGGACCCGATCGAGCTGCGCGTGCGCAACGAACCGGCCGACGACGAGTCGAGCGGCCTGCCGTTCTCCACCCGCCGCCTGCGCGAGTGCTACCTCACGGGTGCCCGTGAGTTCGGCTGGCACCGGCGCAACCCCAAGCCTCGCTCGACGCGTGACGGTGACTGGCTCATCGGCATGGGCATGGCCGCCGGTGTCTACGACACCGCGCGCAGCCGGGCCCAGGCCTCGGTCAGGCTCGACGCCGACGGCACCGCCCTGGTGCAGTCCTCGACCAGCGACATGGGCCCTGGCACGGCCACGTCCATGAGTCAGGTCGCCGCCGACGCCCTCGGCCTGACGATGCGCCAGGTGACCTTCCGGCTCGGAGACTCCCTCATGCCTCCGGCCCCCGTCCACGCCGGCTCGATGACCATGGCCAGTGTCGGATCCGCCGTCCAGGACGGCTGCGACAAGCTGCGCAGGCAGGCGATCACGCTCGCGGTCGACGACGAGAGATCACCGCTGTACGGCGCCGACGCCGCCGACATCGTCGTACGAGGTGGTCGGTTGTACGTGAAGGACGACCCCGCACGCGGGGAGACCTACCAGCGGCTCCTGGCCCGCAACGACCGGACCCATCTCGAAGTGCTCGGTTCGTACGCCGGGGCGCCGGAACCTGAGAGGTTCTCTCTCTACGCCTACTCCGCGATCTTCGCCGAGGTGGCCGTCGACGCCCGCCTCGGCCTGGTCCGGGTCCGGCGCATGCGCGGCGTGTACGACGCCGCCCGGATCGTCAACCCGAGGCTCGCCGACAGCCAGGCCATCGGAGCCATGACAGGCGGGATCGGCCAGGCACTCCTCGAGCACACGGTCACCGATCACCGCGACGGCCGGATCGTCAACGCGAACTTCGCCGACTACCTCGTGCCGACCCACGCCGACATGCCCGACCTGAAGGCGATCTTCATCGACGGGCAGGACTACGAAGCCGACCCCATCGGCGTCAAAGGACTCGGTGAGGTCGTCATCGTCGGAGTGGCGCCCGCCATCGCCAACGCGGTGTTCAACGCCACCGGCCGCCGCATCCGCGAACTGCCCGTCACCGCGGAAGCACTGCTCTGA
- a CDS encoding XdhC family protein, with product MLNITDTLHAWCHEGRPFALATVIEVRGSAPLPVGTALAVDADGNAVGGVSGGCVEAAVYELARQVLADRAAPARVAFGYSDSDAFAAGLTCGGEIGVLVQRVEPGGQPQLAVALDAVTAGRPSAVAHVVDGPGELVGRMLHIPAEGTHDGTLGVESEDRAVVAHARALLRAGRTASIEVGGGWGEAENPDVGTCPRKLTVLVHVHASRPRMLIFGAVDFAAALSRAGSFLGYRVTVCDARPVFATPARLPHADEVVTDWPHRYLAATETDARTVVCVLTHDAKFDIPLLCLALTLPVGYVGAMGSRRTHERRVDLLREAGVSQDQLARLHSPIGLDIGALTPEETAISITSEIIAHTNRGTGRPLSHSTGPIHVPAQPLPGLVTAP from the coding sequence ATGCTGAACATCACGGACACACTGCACGCCTGGTGCCACGAGGGCCGGCCGTTCGCCCTCGCCACCGTCATCGAGGTCAGAGGCAGTGCACCCCTGCCGGTCGGCACCGCGCTGGCCGTGGACGCCGACGGCAACGCGGTCGGTGGCGTCTCCGGCGGCTGCGTCGAAGCAGCGGTGTACGAACTGGCCCGCCAAGTGCTGGCAGACCGCGCTGCCCCCGCACGTGTTGCCTTCGGGTACTCCGATTCCGATGCCTTCGCCGCCGGCCTGACCTGCGGCGGAGAGATCGGTGTCCTGGTACAGCGCGTGGAGCCCGGCGGCCAACCCCAGCTCGCCGTCGCCCTCGATGCCGTGACCGCGGGGCGTCCGTCGGCCGTCGCCCACGTCGTCGACGGTCCCGGTGAACTTGTCGGCCGTATGCTCCACATCCCCGCCGAGGGCACTCACGACGGCACACTCGGGGTCGAGAGCGAGGACCGGGCGGTCGTGGCGCACGCACGTGCGCTGCTGCGGGCGGGTCGTACCGCCTCGATCGAGGTCGGCGGCGGTTGGGGAGAAGCAGAGAACCCGGACGTCGGCACTTGCCCGCGCAAGCTCACCGTCCTCGTCCACGTGCACGCGTCCCGCCCCCGTATGCTGATCTTCGGTGCCGTCGACTTCGCCGCCGCTCTCAGCCGGGCGGGGAGCTTCCTCGGCTACCGGGTGACCGTCTGCGACGCCCGTCCGGTCTTCGCCACCCCGGCCCGCCTCCCGCACGCCGACGAGGTCGTCACCGACTGGCCCCACCGCTACCTCGCGGCCACCGAGACCGATGCCCGCACCGTCGTCTGCGTCCTCACCCACGACGCCAAGTTCGACATCCCCCTGCTGTGTCTGGCACTGACCCTCCCCGTCGGCTACGTCGGCGCCATGGGCTCGCGACGCACCCACGAGCGTCGCGTCGACCTGCTGCGGGAAGCCGGCGTCTCCCAGGACCAACTGGCGCGTCTGCACTCACCGATCGGCCTGGACATCGGAGCCCTTACTCCCGAGGAGACAGCGATCTCCATCACTTCCGAGATCATCGCTCACACCAACCGCGGCACGGGAAGGCCGCTTTCACACAGCACCGGCCCCATACACGTTCCCGCGCAGCCTCTGCCCGGCCTGGTGACGGCGCCGTGA
- a CDS encoding MarR family winged helix-turn-helix transcriptional regulator, producing MTKDDERSIPAEHLTRVTWALRRAEWAVQARKEQRLRPLGIAAAQYTLLISVHTDPGLTGAELARRLNVTPQAVASQVARLEERGQLERRPHPRHRHVQELHLTDAGRDSLRDAEAVIVDIEQRIAEKLGPKKAAQLRALLDEVADVVREA from the coding sequence GTGACAAAGGATGATGAACGGTCGATCCCTGCCGAGCACCTGACCCGGGTGACCTGGGCCCTGCGTCGGGCGGAGTGGGCCGTGCAGGCCCGGAAAGAGCAACGGCTACGACCGCTGGGCATCGCGGCCGCGCAGTACACCCTGCTGATCTCCGTCCACACCGATCCCGGCCTGACCGGCGCGGAACTGGCCCGCCGCCTGAACGTCACCCCGCAAGCAGTGGCCTCCCAGGTGGCCCGCCTGGAGGAGCGGGGTCAACTGGAACGCCGACCGCACCCGCGCCACCGTCACGTGCAGGAGTTGCACCTCACCGACGCCGGCCGCGACTCCCTGCGGGATGCCGAGGCCGTGATCGTGGACATCGAACAGCGGATCGCCGAGAAGCTCGGTCCGAAGAAGGCCGCACAGCTGAGGGCACTGCTGGACGAGGTGGCCGACGTGGTCCGGGAGGCGTGA
- a CDS encoding MarR family winged helix-turn-helix transcriptional regulator — MIRNDEEPVGLGALDRVTWALRRAELAVQSLKEQRLRPLGMAAAHYTLLISVHDEPGLTGAELARRLNVTPQAVASLVARLEGRGQLERREHSRHRHIQELHLTDAGREALRAADAVIADIERQVTDGLGSESAQLRALLDRVAEAVREVSIHGPVD; from the coding sequence GTGATACGCAATGATGAGGAGCCGGTCGGGCTCGGCGCGCTCGACCGGGTGACCTGGGCGTTGCGCCGCGCGGAGCTGGCGGTGCAGAGCCTCAAGGAGCAGCGACTGCGTCCGCTGGGCATGGCGGCGGCGCACTACACGCTCCTGATCTCCGTGCACGACGAGCCGGGGCTGACCGGCGCCGAACTTGCCCGCCGCCTCAACGTGACCCCCCAGGCCGTCGCCTCACTGGTGGCGCGCCTGGAGGGCCGCGGCCAGCTGGAGAGACGTGAGCATTCGCGCCACCGGCACATCCAGGAGCTGCACCTGACCGACGCCGGTCGGGAGGCGTTGCGCGCGGCCGACGCAGTGATCGCCGACATCGAGCGGCAGGTCACCGATGGTCTCGGCTCGGAGTCAGCACAACTGCGAGCGCTGCTCGACCGAGTGGCCGAGGCGGTTCGCGAGGTCTCGATTCACGGTCCCGTCGACTGA